The DNA segment CACCACCGGCTCGGGCAACTCAGCTTCAAGCCATTGATCCGTAAACTTCGCCTTAATTTGTTTCATTCGCAGCGAGTAGCGATCATCGCCGGATGGCAATTGCATAATGAGATGCCAATGATCGGGCAACAATACGTTCGCCACAAGCAAAAAGGGGTGCCGCTTCCTTACCGACGTGAGGGAATTACGAAGGAACTCACGACCATCATCGGTAGTCAGAATCGGCCGGCGACCATACGTAACCACGGTGAAGAAAAACGTCCCCCCGGGCACAAAGTACCGCCGATAATCAGACATCGCCCCTCCAGCTTCTTTGCACGAACCGCGTAGTTGCCCAGCCGGAGCTGCGTCGCTTCGCTCCTTGATCCGGCCTACTTTTCTTGTGACACCGATTAGTAGGCCGGATCAAGGAGCGAAGCGACGCAGCTCCGGCAATCCCAAACCACCAAAAAGCGATTCGACAAATCCCACTCACAGACCTATACCCGACTCGCCGTTACATCTATTCCCCCCAATCATCCTCGACGCC comes from the Roseimaritima multifibrata genome and includes:
- a CDS encoding REP-associated tyrosine transposase; the encoded protein is MSDYRRYFVPGGTFFFTVVTYGRRPILTTDDGREFLRNSLTSVRKRHPFLLVANVLLPDHWHLIMQLPSGDDRYSLRMKQIKAKFTDQWLEAELPEPVVTESQRKRGERGIWQPRYWEHTVRDEADLERCADYVHWNPRKHKLVDRVRDWQWSSFHRFVRLGQYDIDWGGTAPGGVEDDWGE